Proteins encoded within one genomic window of Fusarium musae strain F31 chromosome 4, whole genome shotgun sequence:
- the ZRA1_1 gene encoding ZEB2-regulated ABC transporter 1 (EggNog:ENOG41), with product MASKDETPAKSTTEDEEDSELERRHSIVRDLARQYTNQSQMSAISGNPFTADENSPLNPRSDKFRALAWAKAISKLHSEAGFTNRKAGVCYQNLNVFGYGQPTDYQKNVANIWLDVASLPRQLMGYGKTRIDIIRDFDGVVKNGEMLVVLGPPGSGCSTYLKTISGETSGIYINDDAYFNYRGITAHEMHTRHRGEAIYTAEVDVHFPHLTVGDTLDFAAHARAPRSIPGGIDRETFISHSRDVVMAMFGISHTVNTKVGNEYVRGVSGGERKRVTIAEASLSGAPLQCWDNSTRGLDSANAVEFCKTLRLQTQMSDTAAMVSIYQAPQAAYDIFDKVVVLYEGRQIFFGGTKMAKRYFEDLGFECPARQTVPDFLTSMTSPQERIVRKGFEDRAPRTPDEFAAAWKSSQANILLQQEIEEYKRDFPINGPEAEEFRANRRAAQAKNQRKKSPYTLSYWQQTKLCVWRGFKRLVTDPTITLTQLFGNFIMALIILTLYAQRPIVEKHDRYALYHPSSEAVASMLCDMPYKILNAFTYNLTLYFMTNLRREPGPFFFFLFVTFLVTLCMSMIFRTIASASRTLSQAMVPAALLILALVTFTGFVIQIDYMLGWCRWINYVNPLAYAFESLMVNEFHNRKFECNLFIPTYPDAAPENRVCSTVGAVQGEPMVSGDRYINLSFSYYHAHKWRNVGIVIAFTLLFLATYMFFAEAVSAKKSKGEVLVFRRGHRLAKNRVDAESSPAGRVVVTEKEGYGEGQPSNFKSTSVFHWNNVCYDVKIKSENRRILDNVAGWVKPGTMTALMGVSGAGKTTLLDCLADRTSMGVIHGDILVDDKLRDASFQRKTGYVQQQDLHLSTTTVREALNFSAIMRQPKHIPVKQKISYVDEVIKMLDMQDYSEAVVGVLGEGLNVEQRKRLTIGVELAAKPPVLLFVDEPTSGLDSQTSWAILDLLEKLARSGQAILCTIHQPSAMLFQRFDRLLFLASGGKTVYFGDVGDHSRTMTRYFESHGAEPCPPEANPAEWMLEVIGAAPGSETSLDWPQIWKDSSEFAEVQKHLQELSHHQVEKSQDEDPHLYDEFAATFTTQLKYVTTRVFEQYWRTPSYIYSKAALCTLVALFIGFSFYQAPNTALGLQNQMFAIFQVLTVFGQLTQQQMPHFVIQRDLYEVRERPSKTYSWQVFILSQIMVEIPWNTLMAAIMYFCWYYPIGLYRNAEPTDAVAERGALMFLLFLVFMLFTCTFTDFIIAGCSSAETGGNIANLLFMMCLIFCGVLAKPDSFPKFWIWMYRISPFTYLISAILSTAVANTEVVCARNEYVVFPPPKGQTCGEYMQAYIKSAGGYLLDESSNSTCTYCTIGDSNVFLAGVRSHYDERWRNFGLMWVYIIFNVFAALALYWLVRVPKNKKGEKEKKE from the exons ATGGCTTCCAAGGACGAAACACCAGCCAAGTCCAccacagaagatgaagaggactcGGAGCTCGAGCGCAGACACAGCATTGTCCGCGACTTGGCACGCCAGTACACCAACCAGAGTCAAATGTCTGCTATCAGCGGCAACCCCTTTACAGCAGATGAAAACAGCCCCCTGAATCCCAGAAGCGACAAGTTTAGAGCTTTGGCTTGGGCAAAGGCCATTTCGAAATTACACAGTGAGGCTGGCTTTACTAATCGAAAAGCTGGCGTTTGTTATCAGAACTTGAACGTGTTTGGCTATGGTCAGCCCACAGATTATCAGAAGAACGTGGCCAATATCTGGCTTGACGTCGCTTCACTTCCGCGACAGTTGATGGGGTATGGAAAGACTAGGATCGACATCATTCGAGACTTTGACGGCGTTGTCAAGAATGGAGAAATGCTCGTGGTACTAGGACCTCCTGGATCTGGCTGTTCAACATATCTCAAGACCATCTCCGGCGAGACGAGTGGTATTTACATCAACGATGATGCATACTTCAACTACAGGG GCATAACGGCCCATGAGATGCACACCCGCCATCGTGGAGAAGCAATCTACACCGCAGAAGTAGACGTCCACTTCCCCCACCTCACCGTCGGCGACACCCTCGACTTCGCCGCCCACGCCCGCGCCCCGCGCTCCATCCCCGGCGGCATCGACCGCGAGACCTTCATTTCGCACTCGCGAGACGTCGTAATGGCCATGTTCGGCATAAGCCACACGGTAAACACAAAAGTCGGAAACGAGTACGTCCGCGGCGTATCCGGCGGCGAGCGCAAACGCGTCACCATCGCCGAAGCGTCTCTCAGCGGCGCACCGCTGCAGTGCTGGGATAATAGCACGAGGGGTCTTGATTCGGCGAATGCGGTGGAGTTTTGTAAGACGTTGAGGCTGCAGACGCAGATGTCTGACACGGCGGCTATGGTGTCGATATATCAGGCTCCGCAGGCTGCTTATGATATTTTTGACAAAGTTGTTGTGTTGTATGAGGGAAGGCAGATCTTCTTTGGAGGAACGAAAATGGCGAAGCGGTATTTTGAAGATTTGGGGTTTGAGTGTCCTGCGCGACAGACGGTACCGGACTTCCTGACGTCGATGACAAGTCCACAAGAGCGAATTGTACGAAAGGGCTTTGAAGACCGCGCACCGAGAACACCAGATGAATTCGCAGCAGCATGGAAATCCTCCCAAGCCAACATCCTTCTGCAGCAAGAAATCGAAGAGTATAAGCGCGATTTTCCAATCAATGGACCTGAAGCAGAAGAGTTTAGAGCGAATCGACGCGCAGCGCAGGCTAAGAACCAACGAAAGAAGAGTCCGTACACGCTGAGCTACTGGCAGCAGACGAAGCTGTGTGTCTGGCGGGGCTTTAAGCGTCTTGTTACGGATCCGACTATTACGCTGACGCAGCTGTTTGGGAATTTCATCATGGCGCTGATT ATCCTCACGTTGTATGCTCAACGACCTATCGTCGAGAAGCATGATCGCTACGCCCTGTATCATCCATCTTCTGAAGCAGTGGCTTCTATGCTCTGCGACATGCCTTACAAGATTCTCAACGCCTTCACGTACAACCTCACACTTTACTTCATGACCAACCTTCGCCGAGAACCCGGcccctttttcttcttcctgttCGTCACATTCCTCGTCACACTCTGCATGTCCATGATTTTCAGAACAATTGCTTCTGCGTCTCGAACACTCTCTCAAGCTATGGTTCCCGCTGCCCTCCTCATACTGGCATTGGTTACCTTTACGGGCTTCGTTATTCAGATCGACTATATGCTCGGTTGGTGCCGGTGGATCAACTACGTCAACCCTCTTGCGTACGCATTTGAATCACTCATGGTGAATGAGTTTCACAACCGCAAGTTTGAGTGCAATTTGTTCATTCCTACGTATCCGGACGCGGCACCCGAGAATCGTGTTTGTTCGACTGTTGGTGCTGTGCAGGGCGAACCTATGGTTTCAGGGGACAGATACATCAACTTGTCGTTCTCATACTACCATGCGCACAAGTGGCGAAATGTCGGTATTGTTATTGCTTTTAcgcttcttttccttgcCACATACATGTTTTTTGCGGAAGCCGTGAGCGCAAAAAAGTCAAAGGGAGAAGTTCTTGTTTTCCGTCGTGGTCACAGACTTGCAAAGAACAGAGTTGATGCTGAGTCTAGTCCAGCGGGTCGCGTGGTTGTCACTGAGAAAGAAGGCTATGGAGAGGGACAGCCGTCAAACTTCAAGTCAACGAGTGTTTTCCACTGGAACAACGTCTGCTACgacgtcaagatcaagagtgAAAATAGGCGTATTCTTGATAACGTAGCAGGATGGGTCAAGCCCGGTACAATGACAGCTCTAATG GGCGTCTCGGGAGCCGGCAAAACAACACTCCTCGACTGTCTCGCCGACCGCACAAGCATGGGAGTTATTCACGGCGACATCCTCGTCGACGACAAGCTCCGCGACGCCTCCTTCCAGCGCAAAACAGGCTACGTCCAGCAACAAGACCTACATCTATCCACAACAACAGTCCGCGAAgccctcaacttctccgCCATAATGCGACAGCCAAAACACATACCAGTCAAACAGAAGATCTCATACGTTGATGAAGTCATCAAAATGCTAGATATGCAGGACTATTCTGAAGCAgtcgttggtgttttgggcgAGGGCCTAAATGTAGAACAACGGAAACGCTTAACGATTGGTGTTGAACTGGCTGCCAAACCGCCAGTTTTACTGTTTGTTGATGAACCTACTTCTGGATTGGACTCGCAGACTTCATGGGCTATTCTAGACCTGCTGGAAAAGCTGGCTCGTAGCGGACAAGCTATCCTCTGCACTATCCACCAACCATCAGCCATGCTCTTCCAGCGCTTCGATCGTCTACTCTTCCTAGCCAGTGGAGGCAAAACGGTGTATTTCGGGGACGTCGGTGACCATTCCCGCACAATGACTCGCTATTTCGAATCTCACGGCGCAGAACCGTGTCCGCCTGAAGCAAACCCCGCAGAATGGATGCTCGAAGTAATCGGCGCAGCACCCGGTTCCGAAACGAGTCTCGACTGGCCCCAGATCTGGAAAGATTCATCCGAGTTTGCTGAAGTTCAGAAACACTTGCAGGAATTGTCGCATCATCAGGTTGAGAAGAGTCAGGATGAAGATCCGCATTTGTACGATGAGTTTGCTGCTACGTTTACGACGCAGTTGAAGTATGTCACGACGAGGGTTTTTGAGCAGTATTGGAGAACGCCTTCGTATATCTACTCGAAAGCGGCGCTGTGTACACTCGTTGCACTGTTCATTGGCTTTTCGTTTTACCAGGCGCCTAACACGGCACTTGGACTGCAGAATCAGATGTTTGCGATTTTTCAGGTGTTGACTGTCTTTGGGCAGCTCACGCAGCAACAG ATGCCACATTTTGTTATTCAGCGAGATCTGTATGAAGTCAGAGAACGACCCTCCAAAACATACAGCTGGCAGGTCTTCATCCTAAGTCAAATCATGGTCGAAATTCCATGGAATACCCTCATGGCCGCGATCATGTACTTCTGCTGGTACTACCCCATCGGTCTATACCGCAACGCCGAACCTACCGACGCCGTAGCTGAGCGCGGCGCCCTGATGTTcctgctcttcctcgtctttaTGCTCTTCACCTGCACTTTCACCGATTTCATTATCGCGGGGTGCAGCTCAGCCGAAACAGGAGGAAACATCGCTAACTTGCTATTTATGATGTGTCTCATCTTCTGTGGTGTTCTCGCAAAGCCAGACAGTTTCCCCAAGTTCTGGATCTGGATGTATCGCATCAGTCCGTTCACATACCTCATTTCTGCCATCTTGTCCACTGCTGTGGCGAATACAGAAGTTGTCTGTGCGCGGAACGAATATGTTGTTTTTCCACCGCCGAAGGGTCAGACGTGCGGGGAGTACATGCAGGCGTATATCAAGAGCGCGGGAGGGTATCTCTTAGATGAGAGCAGTAACAGTACATGCACGTACTGTACTATCGGAGACAGCAATGTGTTCTTGGCGGGGGTTCGGTCGCATTATGATGAGCGGTGGAGGAATTTCGGTTTGATGTGGGTTTATATCATCTTCAATGTTTTTGCGGCTTTGGCGTTGTATTGGCTTGTTAGAGTcccgaagaacaagaagggggagaaggagaagaaggagtgA
- a CDS encoding hypothetical protein (EggNog:ENOG41), which translates to MGCAGMRFGRNVPRNHTTPPTQQELITPNPRVISLKTLARPGGQFKPAEIVNLLAAAWIQFQVHDWAQHSLVTNGDKDVELSLDKAGRWSERIMKIPRTKKDDPLSQQDIETPAYTNECTHWWDASQIYGSTEAETKALRAQCDKSYPGQLHVTREDGVQFLPRSDDGIPKTGFRQNWWLGLELLHTLFALEHNAIATQLHLSNPSWSSDQIFDTARLINCALMAKIHTVEWTPGILQHPALQIGMNANWWGLLGDKLWHVFGRVFDNKSEVISGIPGSGVDHDIVPYCLTEEFVSVYRLHPLIPDNVAFFSIKDGQHKGTLPIKEVAFKSARKPFDEDKSGLGLSFADVFYSFGVNYPGAIRAHNMPNFLRDLNIPGDKDFPHGRHLDLGTIDILRDRERGVPRYNAFRRLFHMAPTKSFIDLTGGDSKLAGELEEVYNGDLEAVDLLVGTLSEPLPKGFGFSDTAFRVFILMATRRIKSDRFLAGDGWCPEVYTREGINWVQNNTMKDVLCRHFPELAATLHNAFAPWTKIGQTEAYAGPETSKAKN; encoded by the exons ATGGGTTGTGCTGGTATGAGATTCGGTAGAAATGTTCCAAGAAATCATACCACGCCGCCCACTCAGCAGGAACTTATTACTCCAAACCCCAGAGTTATTTCGTTAAAGACTCTTGCTAGACCTGGAGGCCAATTCAAACCCGCTGAAATCGTAAATCTCCTCGCCGCAGCATGGATCCAGTTCCAAGTTCACGATTGGGCACAGCACTCCCTTGTCACCAACGGCGACAAAGACGTTGAGCTTTCTCTAGACAAAGCCGGCAGATGGTCAGAGCGCATCATGAAGATCCCCCGAACAAAGAAAGACGACCCTCTTTCACAACAAGATATCGAAACGCCGGCTTATACTAACGAGTGCACCCATTGGTGGGACGCTTCTCAGATCTACGGATCCACTGAAGCCGAGACCAAAGCTCTCCGAGCGCAGTGTGATAAGTCATATCCCGGTCAACTTCATGTTACGCGTGAAGATGGAGTGCAGTTCCTCCCTCGATCGGATGATGGTATTCCCAAGACTGGGTTCAGACAGAACTGGTGGTTGGGACTCGAACTTCTTCATACTTTGTTTGCGCTTGAGCATAACGCTATCGCTACACAGCTTCATCTTTCAAATCCCAGCTGGTCGAGTGATCAGATCTTTGATACCGCGCGACTTATCAATTGTGCTCTTATGGCCAAGATTCATACTGTTGAGTGGACACCTGGTATTCTGCAGCACCCGGCGCTACAGATTGGGATGAATGCGAACTGGTGGGGGCTTTTGGGCGACAAG CTTTGGCATGTCTTTGGGCGTGTCTTTGACAACAAATCAGAAGTCATTTCTGGTATTCCCGGATCAGGCGTTGATCACGACATCGTGCCATACTGTCTCACAGAAGAATTCGTCTCAGTCTACCGTCTCCATCCTCTCATCCCCGACAATGTGGCATTCTTCAGTATCAAGGATGGTCAACACAAGGGAACACTTCCTATCAAAGAGGTTGCCTTTAAATCAGCCCGCAAGCCTTTCGATGAGGACAAATCAGGCTTGGGCCTCTCATTCGCTGATGTCTTTTACTCTTTCGGCGTCAATTACCCAGGTGCCATCCGAGCCCACAACATGCCCAATTTCCTACGCGACTTGAATATCCCAGGCGACAAAGACTTTCCTCACGGTCGACACTTGGACTTGGGAACCATTGACATCCTTCGCGATCGTGAGCGCGGCGTTCCTCGCTACAACGCTTTCAGACGCCTATTTCACATGGCGCCCACAAAGAGCTTCATTGACCTCACAGGTGGTGATTCCAAGTTGGCTGGTGAGTTGGAAGAAGTCTACAATGGCGATCTCGAAGCCGTGGATCTTCTGGTCGGTACGCTCAGCGAGCCTCTGCCCAAGGGCTTTGGCTTCAGCGACACTGCCTTCCGCGTGTTCATCCTCATGGCCACTCGTCGCATCAAGTCTGATCGGTTCCTGGCTGGTGATGGTTGGTGTCCTGAGGTGTATACTCGCGAGGGCATTAATTGGGTGCAGAATAACACGATGAAGGATGTTTTGTGTCGACACTTTCCTGAACTTGCTGCAACGTTGCATAAT GCTTTCGCTCCTTGGACCAAGATTGGTCAGACTGAGGCCTACGCGGGTCCAGAGACTAGCAAGGCAAAGAACTGA
- a CDS encoding hypothetical protein (EggNog:ENOG41): MSTPSLSTLPEELQIHILGYIYKYSLIDLRLVSHTFSRLITPIIFRAIRVRAYRDEPQRFLNIAMTPHLRCHVRDVTCDTWTGSFPTEKRLELVDKFFEAIPSICVFPKLDTLNIRLERDGFHMYHNTQYRLLEMLFRCMEGSWQVHNYIGRDTTSSPKVSGQQAKTEVSRPLKTLSISNLVDISSVKAMLSFQSVMNSGALKDLRISVADLNTEKCCQGVHHDLLETVLSPRIAGNLQVLSLFSWASWGWFPNMDFRLVGANDLPNLKVLALGQFEFSQWWQVEWIGSLGIEKLYLDECTVLHSDRNRAAISEEDTEPAKKNAWREGSTYHTHTRWHHIFEHWAHAMPNLRVFKIGQGWDMDDSCSWKAIDPTYEGDFYEHVEEDHEAISNHSKIPTTSTLSTGIRWYGPEAAQANAAVFPYVEQIKGFKGFGHTYTDSPGHGKDFMNVSSEEKERDRKAFAEFLTVVDTRRTGFVDKE, encoded by the exons ATGTCTACCCCTTCTCTCTCTACCCTCCCTGAGGAGCTTCAGATTCACATCTTGGGATACATATACAAATACTCCCTCATCGACCTTCGTCTCGTCAGTCACACATTCTCCCGCCTCATCACACCAATCATCTTCCGCGCGATTCGCGTCCGCGCTTATAGAGATGAGCCACAGCGTTTCCTCAACATTGCCATGACGCCACATCTGAGATGTCACGTGCGAGATGTCACTTGCGATACATGGACAGGATCTTTTCCCACAGAGAAACGCTTGGAGCTCGTGGACAAGTTCTTTGAAGCTATTCCTTCCATCTGCGTGTTCCCCAAGCTCGACACTCTCAACATACGTCTGGAACGTGATGGATTTCACATGTACCACAATACGCAATACCGACTTCTGGAGATGCTGTTTCGCTGTATGGAGGGGTCCTGGCAGGTACATAATTATATTGGCAGGGATACCACGTCTTCTCCCAAGGTCTCTGGTCAACAGGCTAAAACTGAGGTTTCTCGTCCTCTCAAGACTCTGTCGATCTCAAATCTCGTTGATATCAGTAGTGTCAAGGCGATGCTTTCTTTTCAATCTGTCATGAACTCGGGAGCTCTGAAGGACCTGCGTATCAGCGTAGCTGACCTCAATACAGAGAAGTGCTGCCAAGGTGTTCACCACGATCTCCTTGAGACAGTGCTCTCTCCCAGAATCGCAGGCAATCTCCAGGTCCTTTCCCTGTTTTCTTGGGCCTCATGGGGATGGTTTCCCAACATGGACTTCCGCCTCGTTGGTGCCAACGACCTGCCTAATCTCAAAGTTCTCGCTCTGGGACAATTTGAGTTCAGTCAGTGGTGGCAGGTTGAGTGGATCGGATCCCTTGGCATCGAGAAGCTTTATCTCGATGAGTGCACAGTTCTGCACTCGGATCGCAATCGGGCTGCCATTTCCGAAGAGGATACTGAGCCGGCAAAGAAGAATGCCTGGCGCGAGGGTTCAACGTACCATACACATACCCGCTGGCACCACATCTTTGAGCACTGGGCCCATGCCATGCCCAACCTCCGCGTCTTCAAAATCGGACAAGGCTGGGACATGGATGACAGCTGTTCTTGGAAGGCGATAGACCCAACTTACGAGGGGGACTTTTACGAGCACGTCGAAGAAGATCATGAGGCTATTTCCAACCATTCCAAAATACCTACCACCAGCACTTTGA GCACTGGTATTCGATGGTATGGACCTGAGGCTGCCCAGGCTAATGCCGCTGTCTTCCCGTACGTGGAGCAGATCAAGGGTTTCAAGGGTTTCGGTCATACTTATACCGATAGTCCTGGGCATGGCAAGGACTTCATGAATGTTAGTTccgaagagaaggagagagaCAGGAAGGCGTTTGCTGAGTTTTTGACGGTTGTCGACACCCGACGAACAGGGTTCGTTGACAAGGAGTAG
- a CDS encoding hypothetical protein (EggNog:ENOG41), translated as MATTFESSDPAVYKEYEAQWSTLPTDAEGWIKRAKDVAQVLAKDAPARERANKSPKAEVALLKHSGLLKILGPAKYGGGEQPWSVGFRAIREVAKTDGSVGMLLGYHLVWSTTANVVGTPEQADRTHKLIISNNYFVGGAVNPRDNDLKITSNGDKIVFNGFKNFSTGGVISDLTVLEGVYGEKEEHIFAIVPTQQPGIQFKHNWDNVGLRLTESGGVNIENVEAPWGDALGWDVEAKKPDPNILAIPFTSLFLPTIQLNFANLYLGIAAGALEFAKEYTLKNTRAWPFGGDNKEKATDEFYILSTYGNFFAHLRATEALAEKVNAEADSLYAKYSQDRSAVTAEQRGEFAEWVASLKVVTTDTGLKITSGVFEVTGSRSTAAKVGLDRFWRDLRTHTLHDPVAYKNRELGRYLLLGEYPEPTWYT; from the exons atggccactACTTTTGAGAGCTCTGACCCAGCTGTCTACAAAGAGTACGAAGCTCAGTGGTCCACTCTTCCCACTGACGCTGAAGGCTGGATTAAGCGCGCCAAAGATGTCGCTCAAGTCCTAGCAAAAGACGCTCCAGCTCGAGAGCGCGCAAACAAGTCTCCCAAGGCTGAAGTCGCTCTTCTCAAGCACTCTGGCCTTCTCAAGATTCTCGGCCCAGCTAAGTATGGCGGTGGTGAACAGCCATGGAGTGTTGGTTTCAGAGCGATTCGCGAAGTTGCCAAGACGGATGG ATCTGTTGGCATGCTTCTCGGCTACCATCTCGTCTGGTCCACAACCGCCAACGTAGTGGGAACTCCGGAGCAAGCAGACCGCACGCACAAACTAATCATCTCAAACAACTATTTCGTCGGCGGGGCTGTGAACCCTCGCGACAACGATCTCAAGATTACTTCCAACGGAGACAAGATTGTCTTCAATGGTTTCAAGAACTTTAGTACCGGTGGTGTGATTTCCGATCTGACTGTTCTTGAGGGTGTTTATGGTGAGAAGGAAGAGCATATCTTTGCTATTGTTCCGACGCAGCAGCCTGGTATCCAGTTTAAGCATAACTGGGATAATGTTGGGCTGAGACTTACGGAGTCGGGAGGTGTTAATATTGAGAATGTTGAGGCGCCGTGGGGTGATGCGTTGGGATGGGATGTTGAGGCGAAGAAGCCCGATCCCAACATTCTGGCCATTCCTTTCACGAGTCTATTCTTGCCCAC AATTCAGCTCAATTTTGCCAACCTTTACCTCGGCATTGCGGCCGGTGCTCTTGAGTTTGCCAAAGAGTACACTCTTAAGAACACTCGCGCCTGGCCCTTCGGCGGCGAT AACAAGGAGAAAGCAACAGACGAGTTCTACATCCTCTCCACCTACGGCAACTTCTTCGCCCACCTCCGCGCCACCGAAGCACTAGCCGAGAAAGTCAACGCTGAAGCTGACTCGCTCTACGCAAAGTACTCACAAGATCGTTCCGCTGTCACAGCTGAGCAACGCGGTGAGTTCGCCGAATGGGTTGCTAGTCTCAAGGTCGTCACTACAGACACTGGTCTCAAGATCACGTCGGGAGTGTTTGAAGTTACGGGCTCGAGGTCTACGGCTGCAAAGGTTGGGTTAGATAGGTTCTGGAGGGATTTGAGGACGCATACGCTGCATGATCCTGTGGCGTATAAGAATAGGGAGTTGGGAAGATATCTTCTGTTAGGAGAGTATCCTGAGCCCACTTGGTATACTTGA
- a CDS encoding hypothetical protein (EggNog:ENOG41), with protein MATSQAESGKTLCEGEASTTASLDTTVRVDIGHQEESSTVQRGVANSNDFHATNIKPDAEKGTTQDGEGSPTPDPNVVDWSGPDDPQNPRNWSKAYKLTNIIVISLSVLYTNLATTMFAPGAATMQREFGFKSNTVEVLTITMASLGFAIGQLFIPPMSEVFGRMPIYRTSSIFYMGFTAGCARSTSVAEFLVFRLLTGLAAASYMSTGGGTVADLLPKEERGVAMAIFTAGPLFGPVCFLSVSEDLTKLMADIVTTITFLFMHETSSINILKSKAARLRKETGNPNLRAAGDKQTPVKQLVLHALTRPMKFLFTSPIVALISLYFAFNFGVTMLLFATFPTVYENTYHWSVSISGLAYIGVGVGCAIGVITFAKLSDRLIKAERGKYRAERRLIMMMFVSPLFPIGLFIYGWTTEYKAHWVIPIIGTAICGPGAVIINSSSQTYIIDIYGPQAAASALAAITLLRNLTGAFLPLTAPALYANLGLGWGNSVLAFVTVAFIPVPMCFYLYGASLRKRFPVEI; from the exons ATGGCGACAAGTCAAGCTGAGAGCGGCAAAACCTTGTGCGAGGGCGAAGCAAGCACGACAGCTAGCCTTGATACTACGGTTCGAGTCGATATTGGCCACCAAGAGGAATCAAGTACCGTTCAGCGAGGAGTAGCGAACTCTAACGATTTCCATGCTACGAACATAAAACCTGATGCTGAAAAGGGGACAACACAAGATGGCGAAGGATCTCCTACTCCAGACCCAAATGTCGTTGATTGGTCTGGCCCTGATGATCCTCAAAACCCACGAAACTGGTCCAAAGCCTACAAATtgaccaacatcatcgtcatcagccTATCCGTCCTATACACCAACCTCGCAACCACAATGTTCGCCCCCGGCGCCGCTACCATGCAACGCGAATTCGGCTTCAAGAGCAACACAGTTGAAGTCCTGACCATCACCATGGCATCACTCGGTTTTGCAATCGGCCAGTTATTCATACCCCCTATGTCTGAAGTCTTCGGCCGCATGCCCATCTACCGCACGAGCTCAATCTTCTACATGGGGTTTACAGCTGGTTGTGCGCGGAGCACGAGCGTTGCAGAGTTTTTGGTGTTTCGGTTGTTGACTGGCTTGGCTGCCGCGTCGTATATGTCTACGGGTGGGGGGACGGTGGCTGATCTTTTGCCGAAGGAGGAGAGGGGTGTTGCGATGGCTATTTTCACGGCTGGACCGCTTTTCGGGCCTGTATGCTTTCTTTCGGTGTCTGAGGATTTGACTAAGCTGATG GCTGACATAGTCACAACAATCACCTTCTTGTTCATGCACGAAACAAGCTctatcaacatcctcaagtcCAAGGCCGCTCGACTTCGTAAGGAGACCGGCAATCCAAACCTCCGCGCCGCTGGTGATAAGCAAACCCCAGTCAAGCAGCTCGTGCTCCACGCCCTTACCAGGCCTATGAAGTTCCTCTTCACATCGCCAATCGTCGCTCTTATCTCATTGTATTTCGCCTTCAACTTCGGCGTAACCATGCTTCTCTTCGCCACATTCCCAACTGTCTACGAGAACACTTACCACTGGAGCGTCAGTATTTCTGGCCTGGCATATATTGGCGTTGGAGTTGGCTGCGCCATAGGCGTTATCACTTTTGCCAAACTGAGTGACCGTCTGATAAAAGCTGAAAGGGGGAAATACCGCGCTGAACGACGACTTatcatgatgatgtttgtATCTCCACTGTTTCCGATCGGGCTGTTTATCTACGGTTGGACCACTGAGTACAAGGCCCACTGGGTTATTCCCATCATCGGTACTGCGATCTGTGGACCTGGAGCAGTTATCATTAACTCGTCGTCGCAGACGTACATAATCGACATCTATGGGCCTCAAGCAGCGGCGTCAGCACTTGCAGCGATTACTCTGCTTCGCAACCTGACTGGAGCTTTTCTGCCCCTTACTGCCCCGGCACTCTATGCGAACCTGGGTTTGGGCTGGGGGAATAGTGTGTTGGCCTTTGTCACGGTTGCTTTTATACCCGTGCCGATGTGCTTCTACTTATACGGTGCATCCCTGCGGAAAAGGTTCCCTGTTGAGATCTAA